The uncultured Eubacteriales bacterium region CTCGAGAAGGCCACGGAGCTGGGGGCCGACCTTGTATGGAACCCCGGCAAGATGGACGTGCAGGCCGAAATTTTAAAACTCACGGACGGGTACGGCTGCGACACCTATATCGAAGCCACCGGGCACCCCTCCTCGGTGACCCAGGGCCTCCAGATGGTGCGCAAGCTGGGCCGGTTCGTGGAGTTCTCCGTCTTTGGCGAGCCCACCACCGTGGACTGGTCTATCATCGGGGATCGGAAGGAGCTGGATATCTTGGGCTCCCATCTCTCCCCCTATTGCTATCCCTACGTCATCGAGCACATCGCCGACGGCACCCTGGGTACGGACGGCGTGGTCAGCAAGACCTTCCCCATCGAGCAGTGGGCCGAGGCGTTTGATCACGCCAGCGGCAAGTACGGGGACTTCAAGGTCGCCATCACCTTTTAAGGGAGGGAGAGCGCCGTGGACTATTTGATTGGCACAGACATCGGTACCTCAGGCACCAAGAGTATCCTGATGGATGCGGCGGGAAACCTGATCGCCCAGGACTTGCAGGAGTATGACGTGCTCACCCCCCGACCCCTCTGGGCCGAACAGTGGCCCGATGTCTGGCTGGAGGCTGCCAAACGGTCCGTCCGCACTGCTGTGGAGAAGTCGGGGGTGGACCCCAAGGAAATTAAGGGCCTATGCATCAGCGGACTGTACGGCGGGTCCGGCGTGCCAGTGGATGAGAGCCTGGAGCCCGTACGCCCCTGCCTCATCTGGATGGACCGCCGGGCGACGGAGCAGGAGCGGTGGGTAAAGGAGCACGTGGACCCTGAGAAGCTCGCCCGCATCACCCACAACGGCACCGACCCCTACTATGGCTACACCAAAATTCTCTGGGTGCGCGACAACGAGCCCGGGAATTGGGCGCGCACACGCCTCTTCCTGCCCCCCAACGCCTATATTATCTATAAGTTCACCGGGGAGGTGGCCATCGACTATTCCTCGGCGGGCAATATCGGCGGCATCTTCGACATGAACACCCGGGCGTGGTCCTGTGACTTGATGGACGACATGGGCATTCCCCGCTCCATGATGCCGGAGCGTTTTGTGGAGAACACCGAGGCGGTGGGCGCGCTCACGGCCGAGAGTGCCGACGCCCTGGGTCTCTGCGCCGGTACCCCGGTCTTCAACGGCGGCGTGGACTGCGGCGTGGCAACTTTGGGGCTGGGCGTCTTCGAGCCGGGGGAGTATGTGGCCGCCATCGGCACCTCGATGTGCGCCGCCCT contains the following coding sequences:
- a CDS encoding Actin-like ATPase domain protein yields the protein MDYLIGTDIGTSGTKSILMDAAGNLIAQDLQEYDVLTPRPLWAEQWPDVWLEAAKRSVRTAVEKSGVDPKEIKGLCISGLYGGSGVPVDESLEPVRPCLIWMDRRATEQERWVKEHVDPEKLARITHNGTDPYYGYTKILWVRDNEPGNWARTRLFLPPNAYIIYKFTGEVAIDYSSAGNIGGIFDMNTRAWSCDLMDDMGIPRSMMPERFVENTEAVGALTAESADALGLCAGTPVFNGGVDCGVATLGLGVFEPGEYVAAIGTSMCAALIHDQPIAAKDLIEWPYLYDAKHLSYSFGGGATAGAVVKWFRDTFAAEEKRAEEAGGKNAYAVLDGQAAQIPSGSEGLVVLPYFMGERSPLWDTDAKGVIFGLSLVHTRAHIYRAFLEAVAYSLRHTMESCGAELGESILLAGGVSKSPLWRRIFADVTGHSVICPINDVEANLGDVMLAGLGTGVVTVKDLKGWRVLGEKISPDPESHARYNKYYQLYRDLYTDLKESMARASKL